A genome region from Deltaproteobacteria bacterium includes the following:
- a CDS encoding DUF1566 domain-containing protein: MTATWANAVNTCISSTYGGYPAGTWRLPTQKELMTLYINGIAAKQSPSFITLTNMQAKFWTASSDSSDTTKAWYVTIGSGETGKLDKASSSPRVVCLR, from the coding sequence ATGACGGCAACCTGGGCGAACGCCGTTAACACCTGTATCTCTTCCACCTATGGCGGCTACCCAGCAGGAACCTGGCGCCTCCCCACCCAAAAAGAACTCATGACACTCTACATAAACGGGATAGCCGCCAAACAAAGCCCTAGCTTCATCACTCTCACTAATATGCAAGCGAAGTTCTGGACCGCCTCCTCCGACTCCAGCGATACCACCAAAGCTTGGTATGTAACCATCGGCAGCGGGGAGACCGGAAAACTCGACAAGGCGAGTAGTAGTCCGAGAGTTGTTTGCCTCCGTTAA
- a CDS encoding IS1 family transposase, producing the protein MPSKTAVRPACPICPKDYRSVIKYGFFKRETGRMPRIQRYFCKLCRSAFSAQTGGLTYRERKPHLTQLVMRSLMESVSQRGCSRMLGCRPVTVARKMVRLGARAEFHLKSRASIEIANGTETTAVFDEMETFEHSKCKPVSIALAVSASTRQVIAVHAAQMPAKGMLKDIALKRYGPRKDLRRGSLEAVLSEVVRLCPNLAIIKSDQCPRYRRVVKKKFPKPVLHQAFKGRRGCVVGQGELKRGGRDPLFALNHTCAMFRDRIKRLARRTWCTTKKIDRLNCLLYIYAWWHNQSVTGTKRPFRMR; encoded by the coding sequence ATGCCTTCTAAGACTGCAGTGCGTCCAGCTTGTCCCATTTGTCCCAAAGATTATCGCTCAGTAATTAAATATGGATTTTTTAAACGTGAGACGGGTCGCATGCCGCGTATTCAGCGTTATTTCTGCAAGCTCTGCCGCTCAGCATTCTCTGCACAAACTGGCGGACTAACTTATCGCGAACGAAAGCCGCACCTCACGCAGTTAGTCATGCGTAGCCTCATGGAATCAGTGTCGCAGCGTGGATGTTCGCGGATGCTCGGCTGTCGACCAGTTACGGTTGCTCGAAAGATGGTGCGACTTGGGGCGAGGGCCGAGTTTCATCTGAAGTCGCGAGCATCTATTGAAATTGCTAATGGAACTGAAACTACTGCTGTGTTTGACGAGATGGAGACGTTTGAACACTCGAAATGTAAGCCTGTATCAATCGCGTTGGCTGTGTCGGCGTCGACTCGACAGGTGATTGCAGTTCACGCTGCGCAAATGCCTGCGAAGGGTATGCTTAAGGACATTGCTCTGAAGAGATATGGGCCGCGCAAGGATCTTCGTCGCGGATCTTTAGAGGCAGTTTTAAGTGAGGTAGTGCGACTCTGTCCGAATCTTGCCATAATTAAATCCGATCAGTGTCCGCGCTATAGACGTGTGGTTAAAAAAAAATTTCCGAAGCCAGTGCTCCATCAGGCATTCAAAGGTCGACGCGGCTGCGTGGTGGGACAGGGTGAGCTTAAGCGCGGTGGACGGGACCCTTTGTTCGCCCTGAATCATACCTGTGCCATGTTTCGCGATCGAATCAAGCGCTTGGCGCGAAGAACCTGGTGTACTACAAAGAAGATCGATCGTCTGAACTGTCTTCTTTACATCTATGCTTGGTGGCACAACCAATCGGTAACTGGAACGAAAAGGCCGTTTCGTATGCGTTAA